A genome region from Arachis duranensis cultivar V14167 chromosome 8, aradu.V14167.gnm2.J7QH, whole genome shotgun sequence includes the following:
- the LOC107463376 gene encoding protein DYAD, translated as MAQWGVRHRLPFMGQHDDEGYESQLPDFPKEEESNDEEGEEKIINTESLFLPETKKRKRISLSQLREVKEEPCGRQSSRKLKTKKPDSKDRWSTERYKLAEQSMWEVLKAEGATFEKPITRPALRMAARKHIGDTGLLDHLLKHIDGKVAPGGTERFRRWFNTKGIMEYWLESADLDDVRQLAGVQDPYWIPPLAIRAGSAPSQKTDSSDELKLLKMEMAQLKKDMQQLIAKQQPKSEVSLMEESHKELVKWRSGIDHHLTEIMASLKGVQGKYGEFTIWKTKVEQQFAEITNKLSDLKASRECVPPSSPSDRWKDWIENTNLPEDEFATWIGSSELLNVPPEMVLDDPNTSLPTHLLSEGLVNKRSDLLEVVPFKQEDPPNVTPDSSTTVNSKSDHDNSMMMFQEMYMDIFKWKEQIDKQMMELSNTVYGMLAMK; from the exons ATGGCACAGTGGGGTGTTCGTCATCGATTGCCATTCATGGGTCAGCACGATGATGAGGGATATGAAAGTCAGCTTCCCGACTTCCCTAAGGAAGAGGAATCTAAtgatgaagaaggagaagaaaaaatcaTTAATACTGAGTCGTTATTTTTGCCAGAAACTAAGAAGAGGAAGCGAATTAGCCTTAGTCAGCTCAGAGAGGTAAAAGAGGAGCCATGTGGGAGGCAAAGTAGTCGCAAGCTTAAGACAAAAAAGCCTGACAGTAAGGATAGATGGTCAACTGAGAG GTATAAATTGGCTGAGCAAAGTATGTGGGAGGTGTTAAAAGCTGAAGGTGCAACTTTTGAAAAGCCAATAACCCGACCTGCATTAAGAATGGCAGCACGTAAGCACATTGGCGATACTGGACTCTTGGACCACTTATTGAAGCACATTGATGGTAAAGTGGCACCTGGAGGTACTGAGCGCTTCCGAAGATGGTTCAACACCAAAGGAATCATGGAGTATTGGTTGGAAAGTGCTGACTTGGATGATGTCCGCCAGCTGGCAGGGGTGCAGGATCCTTACTGGATACCACCGCTAGCAATTAGGGCTGGCAGTGCCCCTTCTCAGAAGACTGATTCGTCCGATGAATTGAAACTACTTAAAATGGAAATGGCCCAACTGAAGAA AGATATGCAGCAGCTCATTGCCAAGCAGCAACCGAAAAGTGAAGTTAGTCTCATGGAg gagtctcacaaggaattggtGAAGTGGAGATCTGGTATTGATCATCACCTTACTGAAATCATGGCATCTCTGAAGGGTGTGCAG GGCAAGTATGGTGAATTTACAATTTGGAAAACTAAAGTTGAGCAACAGTTTGccgaaataacaaataaattgaGTGATCTCAAAGCATCAAGGGAATGTGTTCCCCCTAGTTCTCCTTCAGACAGGTGGAAAGATTGGATAGAAAATACTAACCTACCGGAAGATGAATTTGCAACTTGGATTGGAAGTTCTGAGCTGCTTAATGTTCCACCAGAGATGGTACTTGATGACCCCAACACATCCCTCCCGACGCACTTACTTAGCGAAGGATTGGTTAACAAGCGGAG TGATTTGCTGGAGGTGGTGCCTTTCAAACAAGAAGATCCTCCTAATGTGACCCCTGACTCGTCTACGACTGTTAATTCTAAGTCAGACCATGACAACTCAATGATGATGTTTCAG GAGATGTACATGGATATATTCAAATGGAAAGAACAAATTGATAAGCAGATGATGGAGTTATCAAACACTGTATACGGTATGCTGGCAATGAAGTAG
- the LOC107463378 gene encoding protein DYAD isoform X3 yields MERLGVRHRMMFTVQHEDEGYESQSSLDTCEDELLNDEEEEEIINNKILPEIKKRKRLSLSELREVKESCQRQSISKLKTHNYESKNRWTSQRYRVAEQRMWEILKAEGATFEHPITRPALRMAARKHISDTGLLDHLLKHIDGKVAPGGTERFRRCFNTNRIMEYWLESADLDKIPQKEQLQLSYRMPPSESLEGCTSSSASDSSDELKLLKIEMAQLKKCMQELIAEQQQKTETSLIQFQEIRKGFVKWKVVIDRHVKEIMASLKDVQGKYGDLVVWKTKVEQQLAEITNKLNDLKDSKECPTFRPQETWKDWIGSSNLDHIHGDKFAPWIRSSGVLNVQQEVIHEDPNSTLPIQQLSEDLTYAKRKQDQPNVTADSSTTVNSKSELDNSLVMFQEMYKDIFKWRERIEQQLLEVSNAIFSLLAMK; encoded by the exons ATGGAACGATTGGGTGTTCGTCATCGAATGATGTTCACTGTTCAGCATGAGGATGAGGGATATGAAAGTCAAAGTTCTCTTGATACTTGCGAGGATGAGTTACtgaatgatgaagaagaagaagaaattattaacaataaaattttgccagaaattaagaaaaggaaGCGACTTAGCCTTAGTGAGCTTAGGGAGGTGAAGGAGTCATGTCAGAGGCAAAGTATTAGCAAGCTTAAGACTCACAACTATGAAAGTAAGAATAGATGGACATCCCAGAG GTATAGAGTGGCTGAGCAAAGAATGTGGGAGATTTTAAAGGCTGAAGGTGCTACTTTTGAACATCCAATAACTCGACCTGCATTAAGAATGGCTGCTCGAAAGCACATTAGTGATACTGGACTGTTAGACCACTTGCTGAAACACATTGACGGTAAAGTGGCACCTGGTGGGACTGAGCGGTTCCGTAGGTGCTTCAATACCAACAGAATCATGGAGTATTGGTTGGAGAGTGCTGACTTAGACAAGATCCCCCAAAAGGAACAGTTGCAGCTTTCTTACAGGATGCCACCATCCGAATCTTTGGAAGGCTGTACCTCCTCTTCGGCTTCTGATTCATCTGATGAACTGAAACTTCTTAAAATAGAAATGGCCCAACTGAAGAA ATGTATGCAGGAGCTCATTGCTGAGCAGCAACAAAAAACTGAAACCAGTTTAATACAG TTTCAAGAGATTCGCAAGGGATTTGTGAAGTGGAAAGTTGTGATTGATCGTCATGTAAAGGAAATCATGGCTTCTCTGAAGGATGTCCAG GGCAAGTATGGTGATTTAGTGGTTTGGAAAACTAAAGTTGAGCAACAGCTAGcagaaataacaaataaattgaaCGATCTCAAAGACTCAAAGGAATGTCCAACTTTTCGTCCTCAAGAAACCTGGAAAGATTGGATAGGGAGTTCCAATCTAGACCATATTCATGGAGACAAATTTGCTCCTTGGATTAGGAGTTCTGGGGTGCTTAATGTTCAACAAGAGGTCATACATGAAGATCCTAACTCTACCCTGCCAATCCAGCAGCTTAGTGAAGATCTAACCTACGCAAAGAG GAAACAAGATCAACCAAATGTGACCGCTGATTCATCTACTACTGTTAACTCGAAGTCAGAGCTCGACAACTCGTTGGTGATGTTTCAG GAGATGTATAAGGATATATTCAAATGGAGAGAAAGAATTGAGCAGCAGCTATTGGAGGTCTCAAATGCTATATTTAGTCTGCTGGCAATGAAATAG
- the LOC107463378 gene encoding protein DYAD isoform X1 produces the protein MERLGVRHRMMFTVQHEDEGYESQSSLDTCEDELLNDEEEEEIINNKILPEIKKRKRLSLSELREVKESCQRQSISKLKTHNYESKNRWTSQRYRVAEQRMWEILKAEGATFEHPITRPALRMAARKHISDTGLLDHLLKHIDGKVAPGGTERFRRCFNTNRIMEYWLESADLDKIPQKEQLQLSYRMPPSESLEGCTSSSASDSSDELKLLKIEMAQLKKCMQELIAEQQQKTETSLIQFQEIRKGFVKWKVVIDRHVKEIMASLKDVQGKYGDLVVWKTKVEQQLAEITNKLNDLKDSKECPTFRPQETWKDWIGSSNLDHIHGDKFAPWIRSSGVLNVQQEVIHEDPNSTLPIQQLSEDLTYAKRKQDQPNVTADSSTTVNSKSELDNSLVMFQVMLIVCTCHFNNVYKWFFSRIFSFFIIFSHRRCIRIYSNGEKELSSSYWRSQMLYLVCWQ, from the exons ATGGAACGATTGGGTGTTCGTCATCGAATGATGTTCACTGTTCAGCATGAGGATGAGGGATATGAAAGTCAAAGTTCTCTTGATACTTGCGAGGATGAGTTACtgaatgatgaagaagaagaagaaattattaacaataaaattttgccagaaattaagaaaaggaaGCGACTTAGCCTTAGTGAGCTTAGGGAGGTGAAGGAGTCATGTCAGAGGCAAAGTATTAGCAAGCTTAAGACTCACAACTATGAAAGTAAGAATAGATGGACATCCCAGAG GTATAGAGTGGCTGAGCAAAGAATGTGGGAGATTTTAAAGGCTGAAGGTGCTACTTTTGAACATCCAATAACTCGACCTGCATTAAGAATGGCTGCTCGAAAGCACATTAGTGATACTGGACTGTTAGACCACTTGCTGAAACACATTGACGGTAAAGTGGCACCTGGTGGGACTGAGCGGTTCCGTAGGTGCTTCAATACCAACAGAATCATGGAGTATTGGTTGGAGAGTGCTGACTTAGACAAGATCCCCCAAAAGGAACAGTTGCAGCTTTCTTACAGGATGCCACCATCCGAATCTTTGGAAGGCTGTACCTCCTCTTCGGCTTCTGATTCATCTGATGAACTGAAACTTCTTAAAATAGAAATGGCCCAACTGAAGAA ATGTATGCAGGAGCTCATTGCTGAGCAGCAACAAAAAACTGAAACCAGTTTAATACAG TTTCAAGAGATTCGCAAGGGATTTGTGAAGTGGAAAGTTGTGATTGATCGTCATGTAAAGGAAATCATGGCTTCTCTGAAGGATGTCCAG GGCAAGTATGGTGATTTAGTGGTTTGGAAAACTAAAGTTGAGCAACAGCTAGcagaaataacaaataaattgaaCGATCTCAAAGACTCAAAGGAATGTCCAACTTTTCGTCCTCAAGAAACCTGGAAAGATTGGATAGGGAGTTCCAATCTAGACCATATTCATGGAGACAAATTTGCTCCTTGGATTAGGAGTTCTGGGGTGCTTAATGTTCAACAAGAGGTCATACATGAAGATCCTAACTCTACCCTGCCAATCCAGCAGCTTAGTGAAGATCTAACCTACGCAAAGAG GAAACAAGATCAACCAAATGTGACCGCTGATTCATCTACTACTGTTAACTCGAAGTCAGAGCTCGACAACTCGTTGGTGATGTTTCAGGTGATGTTGATAGTGTGTACATGCCACTTTAATAATGTTTATAAATGGTTTTTCAGCagaatattttcattttttatcatCTTTTCTCACAGGAGATGTATAAGGATATATTCAAATGGAGAGAAAGAATTGAGCAGCAGCTATTGGAGGTCTCAAATGCTATATTTAGTCTGCTGGCAATGA
- the LOC107463378 gene encoding protein DYAD isoform X2 codes for MWEILKAEGATFEHPITRPALRMAARKHISDTGLLDHLLKHIDGKVAPGGTERFRRCFNTNRIMEYWLESADLDKIPQKEQLQLSYRMPPSESLEGCTSSSASDSSDELKLLKIEMAQLKKCMQELIAEQQQKTETSLIQFQEIRKGFVKWKVVIDRHVKEIMASLKDVQGKYGDLVVWKTKVEQQLAEITNKLNDLKDSKECPTFRPQETWKDWIGSSNLDHIHGDKFAPWIRSSGVLNVQQEVIHEDPNSTLPIQQLSEDLTYAKRKQDQPNVTADSSTTVNSKSELDNSLVMFQVMLIVCTCHFNNVYKWFFSRIFSFFIIFSHRRCIRIYSNGEKELSSSYWRSQMLYLVCWQ; via the exons ATGTGGGAGATTTTAAAGGCTGAAGGTGCTACTTTTGAACATCCAATAACTCGACCTGCATTAAGAATGGCTGCTCGAAAGCACATTAGTGATACTGGACTGTTAGACCACTTGCTGAAACACATTGACGGTAAAGTGGCACCTGGTGGGACTGAGCGGTTCCGTAGGTGCTTCAATACCAACAGAATCATGGAGTATTGGTTGGAGAGTGCTGACTTAGACAAGATCCCCCAAAAGGAACAGTTGCAGCTTTCTTACAGGATGCCACCATCCGAATCTTTGGAAGGCTGTACCTCCTCTTCGGCTTCTGATTCATCTGATGAACTGAAACTTCTTAAAATAGAAATGGCCCAACTGAAGAA ATGTATGCAGGAGCTCATTGCTGAGCAGCAACAAAAAACTGAAACCAGTTTAATACAG TTTCAAGAGATTCGCAAGGGATTTGTGAAGTGGAAAGTTGTGATTGATCGTCATGTAAAGGAAATCATGGCTTCTCTGAAGGATGTCCAG GGCAAGTATGGTGATTTAGTGGTTTGGAAAACTAAAGTTGAGCAACAGCTAGcagaaataacaaataaattgaaCGATCTCAAAGACTCAAAGGAATGTCCAACTTTTCGTCCTCAAGAAACCTGGAAAGATTGGATAGGGAGTTCCAATCTAGACCATATTCATGGAGACAAATTTGCTCCTTGGATTAGGAGTTCTGGGGTGCTTAATGTTCAACAAGAGGTCATACATGAAGATCCTAACTCTACCCTGCCAATCCAGCAGCTTAGTGAAGATCTAACCTACGCAAAGAG GAAACAAGATCAACCAAATGTGACCGCTGATTCATCTACTACTGTTAACTCGAAGTCAGAGCTCGACAACTCGTTGGTGATGTTTCAGGTGATGTTGATAGTGTGTACATGCCACTTTAATAATGTTTATAAATGGTTTTTCAGCagaatattttcattttttatcatCTTTTCTCACAGGAGATGTATAAGGATATATTCAAATGGAGAGAAAGAATTGAGCAGCAGCTATTGGAGGTCTCAAATGCTATATTTAGTCTGCTGGCAATGA